The genomic DNA atgatattcttttatttttatttctagAAGAATTAactatattaataatagaATTAGATATTGATTGactatatttataatatttgtactcatatttatttttattttttattattttaaaaggaaatattgaatttttaattatatctTCAAatagtttataaaaatttttaatatttttagatatatttatagaagaatttaatattaaatttttagcAGTAATgtttttacctttttttaatactacctttaataataaatttttaatatagtttttgtttttttttGTAGTTCCCATTGGTATATTTTAAGAATTTTTTGGAAGTTTTACTCCATATTTAGATCTTTTATTTAGTCTTTGTTCTAAGCtataattgttaaaaaCCCCTAATACGACTTTATAGTTAATTCCAGGTAAATCTTTTGTGTTTCCGCCccttattaaaattttattattgtctTTTAAAATAGATTTTTCTCCGGGTATATAtgcttttatttttttaccgttttttaatttcactAAAGCTACTTTTCTTTTAGCTGAGTTTGGTTTTTTAGGGGATAATATAACTGTACTTAATAAAAGTCCTTTTATTTGGGGTTTGTTGCTTAGTAtggtttttttattttttttaattttttttctttttatagCTTGATTTAGTGttgtcatttttatttataaaaatttgtgtttttgtAATCTGCACCCATTTGACGGTACTGATAGTTTGAAATAGATGTTcgaaatttttataaatttgttatctTCTAATTTGCTCAACagaatatttataaacatgtagtttattttatgactacttttaaaaattaaatgtatttttttaatgtcATTTTCAATTAATAACGAATTTAATTGTTGTGATATTAAATTGTAAGCTTTAATTgaagttttatttttattttttaaattaaacatacCGCAAGAATaagattttaataaattattaaattggaaaatttcaaaaaattttacaaatttactaactgatataaatacattatttagtttaaaaGATACACAAACTACTGTTAAAtcataatttgttttaaatttttgttGATTACTTAATTGTTTTATACTCATTTTTGTCTTTGTTTGTGGTTACTGAATTTACAagtattaattaattttttttcaCGTTTTATTATAACACAGTTTTTACAGATTTTTTTCATTGAtggtttttattttcatttttttgtattatgttTAATCTTTTACTGTTCATTATAATAGAATTTTtttttagtaaatttatattaaatgtattgtgtttattaatagtattCATACATTCATAACTCAactcatttaaattagaacgttttttattaatattaacattacataaatttaaaattaattttgaTTTATAACTAGAAATTCCTATTATattgaaataaattaaataaataggtttttcagtatgtttttgtttacaattattatttgtcattaaaattttattaaagaTTTTAATACGTTTATAGGAGTTTTAGAAGAAtatgaaattaattttatttttttatttccagataatttagaaatattattatatatttgtaaattatttctattttcagacatatttaaatatctaaatttacatcctttgtattttaaatatttataatcgttacaattaaaatttaaattataaatatttttttttgcTGTATTTAACGACCCTAAATAAGAAtctttaaataatttgtttttactttGTCCTATACCTACCCATTTATTACCTAAACCTATACCAGTTATAAGTCTGTATCTAGGCACTCTAGAAGTTTTAAGGGTTAGTGAAGTtctatttatgtttaaaataattttttgtaatttttttttattttttgactTACGTTTTAatcttttttttattattttttgcaaGCtgttatataaaaaagttttaaaataatggtttttttgtaaaaaaaaatttaaaacgttttttttatatatagttGTGTTAAcgttaaaattataaaagtgtttagtgtataatatatttgttaaaattgaatttattttattaattttcagtatcatttataatttttcttttgaatattattttttcattatcaTAATGCATACCAACACCAGTGCATTTgtctattttttttgtattttttattaatgaaGATagatttgttaaataaatttcatttttacaaGATAAACTTATCAAATCGTTTTTTTGAGAtaagtgtatatttaatttttttatatcaggaatataaattattatattatttaaatttcctgtttttattattaatttatttccTAGTAATATGCTACGATAATGTATTCTGTTAATTACTATATTTACAgagtataaattatttaaaaattttaaagttttaattaaaattttattaaattgagatataaatttattgtttaaggaaataaaatttaaaaattttttatttgtgttgATTAGtctataaataaatttatttatagataaaattaattttttattatatatggaagtgtataataaattagtaCATTTGTCTACTAttaaagttattttatttttattatctatcatttttattttacataacaTAATACTACTCCTCCAGTTTTATGTATTATGGCTTTTTTATCTGTTAATAGCCCAAATGGagttgataaaattaaataaccagattttaatttttttgtaattttaattaattctttatagtttaatttaaaatatattgtaggtttatttaaaataatttttgaaCATTAATCGGAAGTTTGGTTTCCAATTTAACGTTAATATAAACGTAAAAATGGATTGAAAGAATGTGCCCTTGGGGAGGAAGGTTACATGTTAAATGATTACTTAAGTTTTAAGGTGTTGACACGATAATTCATTTGTGGTTACAATAATAGTGGTGCTGTTCAAAAAGggtttaataaataaatagaattgGTAGGACCATAGAATCGTTAGAATCTTAGTACTATATAAATACTGAAGTAGTATAATTGTTTCTAGATGTGTTGTTATTAGTACGATGGAGACAAATTTGcttttttaaatgaatttaagattgataaaatttagtCGTAACAATAGAAGATATaatccttttattttagtaaAGCACATTTTATCGTGTTTGAATAGAACAGTAGAATTATCACTAGATACAgtgtttttattgttataaaAACTACAACATTTTGTACCGACTATTAAAGCATTAACTATGTCagattttttaattcttgtttttaaatttgatcCTTTTTTTACTACTGATACTGACATATTATTCAGGAGTAGTTTTTAATCTttatttagtatatttatattttgtaatttttGTACACCGCTATTATCcactaaattaaatacagtgtttatattaataatcatttgtttacataaaatttatttttacgtATTATTATACTGTCATAAATGTTTGCTTCTTTTCTTGGGTTATAAATTGTGgagtatttatttattttttgtatttttttatattttttattaaatttatattttaagtaATAGCATATAgagtttattttatctttttttattataattttattaagcatttttatttataattaattttgttttaacttttaatttttttctaactaatttaaatgttttaataataataggTAGAGGAACTAAAGTAGACTCAAATATAACGTCACCaggttttaaaataaataaccatttaaaaatttttcCTTTACCTGCACCCATTCTAGAGTCTTTTGGTTTTTTCGATACTATATGATTAGGAAGTATTTTTATCCACATTTTACcgtaattttttatatttctAGATATACAACATCTTGCAGATTCTATTTGGTTGGGAGTTATTGTATTACTTTCGTCGGCTACTATTCCCCAATCTCCATAGTCTAATTTGTATggtttttttatattttttaatttatacatatggttattattatattttacagttcTAGGAAATGTTAAATTAgacattattatttatataccCATAATTTTATACCAATTAAACctctatttgtttttaatgtttttttagaatataaaatattatacattataaaaGTTGTGGAAGTACTTCCTTTAGAGTACTTAAAAGATTTTCTTTTTgagtttttatataaacaaccagaataaatacattttattccttGTATAgctttactatttttttttaatttattattcctTAATAAagagtttataaaatttattattttttttttaaaatttttattgaaTTTTATAAAGTTTTTTATTGACGTTATTAAATGATGTATGTTTTTactattatatttaaattttttaattaacggtaaaacaaaataatcaaatttatgtaaattaaattttataaaataatttaaataattagataaaattaataattttttatttatttgtattaaatgttttaattttaatttataaaatactaatgctatatgtatattataaaaatcatAATAGTTACAATATAAGTgtactaatttatttgaaaatgttttatattttgttattttaagtttaaataaatatataaaacttaatataatactaaaaaatttattataagttaaataattattattcttatttaattttatatgcaaattatttacataattaGGCACATTTTTACATCTTATTAATATAGGTGATACAATTTTAgacattatttattatgtatttacattttaatcCGAATTTTAGAGAGtcaatttttattggtATAAACCTTATACCGTTATATACTTTAATTGTTGTGTTGTTAAATAATGATGATAttcttaaatttttattatatgttttaaaaataaaatatttatttaaatttttatattttctttttaaatatgtgtttttatctaaaaatatttttttccacttatttataacaatcattttttattttaacgGTTTTAACtccttttacttttttaccCTTAAATGAGTATATAGATTTTTTACCTATAGGGGCTTTACCTTCCCCACCCCCATGAGGGTGATCACATGCATTCATTGCTGATCCTCTAACTTTTGGTCTATTTCCAAGTAACATTTTAGTACCTGCTTTATTTGTAATGTtagtaattattttttcagaATTACCATACATAGcataacatttattatttaattgttttcttttattagacggtaattttatttttatataatttttaattttatttaaaagtataGAGCTACATTCTGCTGatgtacatattttagAGTATATTAGAGGTTTAAATtctatattatatattttatcgtTTATATCAAAGCTATTTAAGCAATTTATGTCACCAAAACTTTTATTAACTTTATCGAAAAATTTTATGAAATTTCCATaagattttttatttggctttaatatatatctaAATTCTTTAACTCCTTTATCATTAGTCATCATAcacaaaattaatttggTATTTCTGTACGTATTATTAGATTTTTCTCCTAATAGATTTATAgaaaaattgttattatttatatgattaaaataatttaaatctataggtatatataaagtttttttacctttttttctATGTCTTAATACTATATGACctgtattatttttacctatttttttattatagtttattttaaaaattatcatttttttttaaatatttatttttttaataaaacatattgATTgtattagttttatttaaaatgttaacataattatttacaccaCTCATATTTATAGTATTGTTTGAGTATTTACTAACTATTTTATTGCTTGTATTGTctatattaacaatatttatattatatataaattttattagttccatagttttaatttccattatattttttttattaactataacagattttaataaattgttgtaatatttatgtgtttttaattttatatttctAATACCTACCCACAACAGacctttttttaatatactagaagaggaagaaccTAATCTAGATTTACCAGTTTTTTTTCTAAAAGGCATTAAATTACGCCcacttttattaaaattaaatttatttcttaagttaaatatattattttttattttttttaaataattaaaaataattttagtatttatattgtgtttatgtatgaatatattaaaattatgtaCTAGattatgttttatatttaaataaaattttattttaaaaagtaaaaagtaagctatattattgtttaacattattgtttttatattttttatgtgTCAGATTACCCGGGAGTCGAACCCGGACTAAATCGATTAAAAAACGATTACTTTATCCAAATTAAGCTAGTAATctgtaataaaattaaaactgtACTCAGATTTTAACTGAGATAAAATAACCTGCATTTATTTGCTCTAACTTAAGCTATACAGTTAAttctattaaaataaaagaaagaaAGGGACTTGAACCCTTAACATACCTAAATTAGCAATTTGGCTCTTTACCGTTTAAGATACCTTTCTTTTggtaatttatttatataattaattatcaaAATAATTGGAATTAAACCAACATCTTTCATCCCCAAAACgaatatgttattttacactatattttgtaaatttaagtaaGATCAGATTTTAACTGATGAAGAATAATCAATGGATCTACAAGCCATCCCTTTTAACGCTCAGGCACTTactttaaataatataaataattctTTAAAGGAAACTCGAATTCCTATTttttttttgaaaaaaaaacGTCTTGACCTTTAGACTATTAAAgctaataaataatacgAAATTAATGAGAATTAAACTCACATCTTTACTTCGAcaatgtaatattttaaatcaaattaaacTATAACTTcttattatgttataaaataaaaatatatggaAACAGAGGGAATCGAACCCTCAAATAAATGGATTTTCTATAACAATTTTCGacttttaattaaatttatcatatttaaaactgAAAAGTCTGTTGAGATCAGTAAATAATCTGcagaatatataaaaaattaaattcttAGAATGTTTAATGTAGTTAAAACCCGTATAAAGTCCATTGTGTCTTCCTTTTCACCATATTtccatttataaaaaatttcGGTAAATAAAGAGAATCGAACtcttaaataaaaaatccacaatttttttccttAACCTTTTGGATATATGTACCGTGATTAttagtataaaaattatatctAAGTAGATTCGAACTACTGTATGGTGAGTTATGAGCTCACTGCTATAACCTCTAAGCAATAGATATATACTTACATATAAAGGGATTTTAACCCTTAATTTTAACTTGGAAggttaatattttaattaaattacatatgtattatttataattataattattattaagtaaaaatttatttatttaaatatttactatatattatgtttgtagggctattatttgtaatttttaattttaattgtttaGTACATAGTATACTGTTATAATCGTtggtatttaattttaaaaaaagttttttaattgttttattatttaataattttagtttgtaaatatttttttttatattagtaaattttaaattacgaattaaataattatatatgaaaattttttttatatttttataaaatatatcattaaaatgtattatatcattgttttttacacaatagCTTGATCTTCTtgctattttattatttattaatatatgtttatgaGATATGTACTGCTTTGCTTGGTTTATTGttgtacataaattaaaattgaataatataaaatctAATCTTAATTGAATAGTTTTaagaaaattatataaattaaaaactaaaaattttttaaaatagtatttcaattttttaatcttaATATCgtataaaatttttaatattttaatgtgaGTAGgtaatttgtaatattcTTTTTTGCTATTAGTATgtttcaattttaacataaagttaaatttattagtaaAACCATATAAATTTCTAagattaaattttttaagtatttttaattttttaatattgtataacatttgtatttttaatttaaaaagctGACAAAGAGAATTTAACTCTTATTTAGCTGTTTACAAAACaactgttttaaaattaaactataTCAGCatatcaataaaaattataaaataatacaatttgtattaaaaatctcgattttataaatataaagttaaataCCTTACGATATGTAagcttatatttatatttaaagttatttattataaataacatcTTAAATCAATTAAGTATTagaacatatttaaattaatattcttGCTTATATGCTTTCAGCaattatattctttttacATGTAGCTTGACAGCAAAAtactttaaaaatatttaaaataactgtCACAcaatttatgtaatttttttaGTCCTTCCGTACCGAAAAAAATTATCGCAATGttctattaatttacaccGGATATGGACCAAACTGTCTTGCGACGTTCTGAACCCAGCTCACGTACCGCTTTAATGGGTGAACAAACCAACCCTTGAGATCTTCTCAACCTCAGGATGCGATAAGCCGACATCGAGGTGCCAAACCTCCCCGTCATTAAACACTTGGGAGAGATCAGCCTGTTATCCCTAGAGTAACTTTTATCCTTAGATCTATAAAATATccatatataaaatttataggGTCTATAAGA from Theileria orientalis strain Shintoku apicoplast DNA, partial genome includes the following:
- a CDS encoding Rps12, whose protein sequence is MTTLNQAIKRKKIKKNKKTILSNKPQIKGLLLSTVILSPKKPNSAKRKVALVKLKNGKKIKAYIPGEKSILKDNNKILIRGGNTKDLPGINYKVVLGVFNNYSLEQRLNKRSKYGVKLPKNS
- a CDS encoding 50S ribosomal protein L16, which codes for MSNLTFPRTVKYNNNHMYKLKNIKKPYKLDYGDWGIVADESNTITPNQIESARCCISRNIKNYGKMWIKILPNHIVSKKPKDSRMGAVDNSGVQKLQNINILNKD
- a CDS encoding Rpl2, with the protein product MTNDKGVKEFRYILKPNKKSYGNFIKFFDKVNKSFGDINCLNSFDINDKIYNIEFKPLIYSKICTSAECSSILLNKIKNYIKIKLPSNKRKQLNNKCYAMYGNSEKIITNITNKAGTKMLLGNRPKVRGSAMNACDHPHGGGEGKAPIGKKSIYSFKGKKVKGVKTVKIKNDYKNTYLKRKYKNLNKYFIFKTYNKNLRISSLFNNTTIKVYNGIRFIPIKIDSLKFGLKCKYIINNV